A region from the Coffea eugenioides isolate CCC68of chromosome 9, Ceug_1.0, whole genome shotgun sequence genome encodes:
- the LOC113783440 gene encoding peroxisome biogenesis protein 16-like: MEAYKRWVRANKDYVHSLEALANGLTWLLPERFSESEIGPEAVTSFLGIITAVHEHIIETTPTQRNTGQVESSSFPYSLCITLLKDLETLVEVAAQQIFGDDRKWNFIAATEATKVLVRLAIFWNSGYKMVLHGGESVNIEKGRDAYNSQQRQGHFANPGNLNGTYYYGQAPWNLEGRALSALSRFGANARMLSEPTRLLRVQHQQAIMEPPIKTAEKPSLSSILSEKGVYGGLFLMGEVMFIVRPLVYVLLIRKNGTQSWFPWFTSLAIDLIANGVLSYVTALRTIRKDPLFDLSNQERDELRRRKLMWALYLMRDPFFMKYTRKRLDHTQKLLEPVPVIGFFAEKLIELSIGAQTRYTYMSGS; encoded by the exons GGCTTGACATGGCTTCTTCCAGAACGGTTTTCAGAGTCAGAAATTGGACCAGAAGCAG TAACTTCATTTTTGGGCATAATCACTGCTGTACATGAACACATCATCGAGACAACTCCAACTCAAAGAAACACTGGGCAGGTTGAGTCCTCTTCCTTCCCATACTCACTATGCATAACTTTGCTTAAGGACTTGGAAACATTGGTTGAAGTTGCAGCTCAACAAATTTTTGGTGATGATAGAAAATGGAACTTCATTGCTGCCACAGAGGCTACCAA GGTGTTAGTTAGGCTAGCTATATTTTGGAACAGTGGGTACAAAATGGTCTTGCACGGTGGAGAGTCTGTAAATATTGAGAAGGGACGAGATGCTTATAACTCCCAACAGAGGCAAGGGCACTTTGCCAATCCTGGAAACCTTAATGGGACTTATTATTATGGTCAGGCCCCATGGAATCTTGAAGGAAGGGCACTGTCGGCTTTGAGTAGGTTTGGAGCGAATGCCAGGATGTTATCTGAGCCGACACGGTTGCTTAGGGTTCAACACCAGCAAGCAATCATGGAGCCTCCAA TTAAGACAGCTGAGAAACCTAGCCTTTCCAGCATCTTGTCAGAAAAAGGTGTTTATGGGGGCTTGTTTCTGATGGGGGAAGTAATGTTTATTGTAAGGCCTCTTGTTTATGTGTTACTGATAAGAAAGAATGGCACTCAGTCTTGGTTTCCATGGTTTACGTCGCTGGCCATAGACCTAATTGCAAATGGTGTTCTTTCATATGTGACTGCATTGAGGACTATCAGGAAAGACCCCCTTTTTGATCTTTCCAACCAAGAGAGGGATGAG CTAAGGAGGAGGAAGCTTATGTGGGCTCTTTACCTTATGAGAGATCCTTTCTTTATGAAGTACACACG GAAAAGACTTGACCATACCCAAAAGCTACTAGAGCCTGTACCTGTCATAGGGTTTTTTGCAG AAAAACTTATTGAACTTAGTATTGGAGCACAGACACGCTACACCTACATGTCAGGTTCATGA